The nucleotide sequence TAATGGTTCAAATGTGGGTCCAGCAAGGCATACTCTCTCATACCTGCCAGGCTCCCATCATGCACCCACTGGCACCTGCACCTTCTAAATTATCTCCACCCCATGCCTACAAGCCAGGATGtttctgttctgcctccacagttggagacagcaatgcttctgaatgccagtcacgggaagctgcaggaggggagagttgttcttgtgctcgaatcctgcttgggggtttctcatactgggcatctggttagccacagtgagaacaggattctggactagatgggccattggcctgatcctgcagactctCCTTGTATTCTTGTCCTTCTCCACAGGGGAATTTAGTGTGACCATGAAGCCGTTCAGTGCTCACCTTCTTTTGCAGCGTCCCAATGATGCCCTTCTTATCCAAGTCCCACCCCACACTTTCCCCCATTTAAGCAGGATTTTGCCTATCTGCAGATACAGTGGaggctcgggttgcgaacgtgatctgtgcgggatgcacgttcgcaacccgcagcagtgcATCTGCACActcgcgggttgcaatttggcgcttctgcacatgtgcagagcatgatttagcacttctgcgcatgcgtgaccaccgaaacccggaagtaacccattctggtactttcgggtttcggcggtccgcaacccgaaaaaatgcaacctgaagtgtctgtaacctgaggtatgactgtaatctgaAAAGCAGAAATAATATGAGTCCTCTGTCTGAAAGACTTCAGgatgttggcctgatccagccactgGGCTCTTCTTGGCAGTGCCCAGTCTGATCAAAGGACCCCCATGCTAGttaggcctgatgggagttgtagtcccaaacatctggaggtcacctgGTGAAGGGTGGTCTGTTAGATAGAAGAACATATAGAAGTCCATTACACTTCCTTTGGTCACTCAGTTAACCTTCTctgcattttttcttttccagGATTGGACCAGCATCCAAAAAGagtgaaggaggaagaggaaccgGAGATGTATCGAAAGAGGCAGGAGGTCTTGCCTCCTGCCAATGCCTCACCTGAAAAAGGTGGAGAGAATGGACTCAGCCCTCCTGCACTTGGGCAAAACCACTTGGAACCAGGGCAGCCTGACTCCAGAGCAGGCAGTGAGGAGGGTCTGGTGATGGACCACAGAGTGGGATGTGGCCCCAGTGTGCCTGCCTTTGGGATCTGCAGAGCTCCGATGGGAGAGATGCCCCACtggtgcttggaatgtgggaagaacttTGCCCAAAAGGCAGAGTTAGAAAAGCACGGTCTGAACCACACTGGGCAATGCTCATACATCTGCGGGGACTGCGGAAGGAGCTTGATGGAGCATGTTGCTCTTGCCACTGGTCAGGGAGCCTGCCTGGCAGGGAATGCCAGCAACCACACCAGCTGCAGGAAGAGGGTTTCACCTCTGTCGAGCGAGACTGTCGTGCAGAGGAAAGAGCGGAAGGAGCTCTCCCTACAAGAGAAGGTCCGGGTGCTGGAGATGCTGGAagggcccaaggtctcccagagCGAACTGGCCAAGAGGTTTGGGGTCTCCCAGCCCCAGATCTGCCGCATCATCAAGAACAAAGAGCGCATCCTGGCCGAGTGGTGCAAGAACGGCAACCCAGGGCGCAAGCGCAAGCTAGAGGAGAAGACCATGGCTGGTGAGGTGGCCCTTCTACAGTGGTTTGAGCACAGGTGTCTGTCCAGCACCCCTGCCAATGGGATGCATTTGCAAGAGAAGGCTGGAGATCTCTCCAAGATGTTCAGGAGGAAGCCAGAGCTGGAGGCAGGCCTGGGTTGGTTGCGTGGTTTCAAAGCTAGGCAGAAAGCGGCGCATGGAAGACctctggaggagaaagagaacagTGAGGATCTGGAGGATGAGGGCTGGGAAAACAATGTCCTGCGATACATTCTAAACAAATACGACCCCCGTGACATCTACGCCTGTGGGGAGGCTGGCATCCTGTTTCGAGCTACCCCAGAAGGCCTAGCTTGGGACAGCGGAGAGGGAGCCAAGGACCAGCTCACTGTCTTGCTCTGCACCAATCTGGATGCTTCAGACAAGAGGGACGCCCTGATCGTCGGCAAGGCACGAAGGCCATTTGGCTTCCAAGGCGTTGACAGGGAGGACCTGTTGCCTGTCACCTACAGAGCTGATAGCAAGGCATGGATGACAGCGACCATCTTCACTGAGTGGCTCCAGAAATTCAACGAGGACATGAAACGAACAGACAGGAGCGTGGTGCTGTTTTTGGTCCCATGTGCGGCGCATCCCGACACTGAGCTCTCTCATACCAAGATGGTTTTCATGCCTCCTGGATCTTCCCGTATCCATCCTCTTGAGCATGGTCTGGTCCAGAACTTCAAATGCCATTACCGGAGGAGGATGCTTCTTCGCCTCCTTGCTGTGCTCGACAGCAGATCCCCTGTTCCTGCAAGCGAACTCTCAAAGCACTTGACTCTTTTGGACGCTGTTCATATGATAGTCCAAGCCTGGTTAGATGTCTGTCCACAGACCATCACAAGCTGTTTCCAAGCTGCGGGCTTTGGCTTGGCTCTCCGCATCCCAGCTCCTCCCATGGACGTGGTCCAAGCCCTGGGGTTCAAGGACCGGCAACAATTTGAACGGTTTGTGCTGGTCGATGAGGAGCTGGAGTGTTTTGGAGACCAGGAGGGTGCTGAAATGCTCCAAGGGGTTCAAGAACCAGCCTGTGCAGCTGCAGAGGAAGAGAAGACGACAGAGAACTTGCCCTGCCCTTCCAAGGCAGAAGTCATGGAGAGTCTGGCCACACTGAGGCGCTATTTTGAGTGCCACTCGGTATCCTCAACCGTCTTCCA is from Podarcis raffonei isolate rPodRaf1 chromosome 12, rPodRaf1.pri, whole genome shotgun sequence and encodes:
- the LOC128424285 gene encoding tigger transposable element-derived protein 3-like, with translation MAQKDQVPLDTDSGLDQHPKRVKEEEEPEMYRKRQEVLPPANASPEKGGENGLSPPALGQNHLEPGQPDSRAGSEEGLVMDHRVGCGPSVPAFGICRAPMGEMPHWCLECGKNFAQKAELEKHGLNHTGQCSYICGDCGRSLMEHVALATGQGACLAGNASNHTSCRKRVSPLSSETVVQRKERKELSLQEKVRVLEMLEGPKVSQSELAKRFGVSQPQICRIIKNKERILAEWCKNGNPGRKRKLEEKTMAGEVALLQWFEHRCLSSTPANGMHLQEKAGDLSKMFRRKPELEAGLGWLRGFKARQKAAHGRPLEEKENSEDLEDEGWENNVLRYILNKYDPRDIYACGEAGILFRATPEGLAWDSGEGAKDQLTVLLCTNLDASDKRDALIVGKARRPFGFQGVDREDLLPVTYRADSKAWMTATIFTEWLQKFNEDMKRTDRSVVLFLVPCAAHPDTELSHTKMVFMPPGSSRIHPLEHGLVQNFKCHYRRRMLLRLLAVLDSRSPVPASELSKHLTLLDAVHMIVQAWLDVCPQTITSCFQAAGFGLALRIPAPPMDVVQALGFKDRQQFERFVLVDEELECFGDQEGAEMLQGVQEPACAAAEEEKTTENLPCPSKAEVMESLATLRRYFECHSVSSTVFQTFYKLEDVVHGMSLANMQVLRAKELNKEGL